One genomic segment of Nitrospirota bacterium includes these proteins:
- a CDS encoding metal-sensitive transcriptional regulator, which translates to MKTKQGVSHEEQLVFLKKIEGQVRGIQKMIEDGRYCMDILTQLHSIVGAILRVESEIFKRHLEGCVTNALKGRSEAEKQKKIDEVIGMLTRFRKIS; encoded by the coding sequence ATGAAAACAAAACAGGGCGTTTCACATGAAGAACAGCTGGTTTTTTTAAAAAAGATTGAAGGACAGGTGCGCGGGATACAGAAGATGATTGAAGACGGAAGATACTGCATGGATATCCTAACCCAGCTTCATTCTATTGTCGGGGCGATATTAAGGGTTGAGTCGGAGATATTTAAAAGGCATCTTGAGGGCTGTGTCACTAATGCGCTTAAGGGCAGATCCGAGGCGGAAAAGCAAAAAAAGATAGATGAAGTTATCGGCATGCTCACAAGATTCAGAAAAATATCATAA
- a CDS encoding FixH family protein: MIRKINIIGVGLLIIQLVFASVGYAKGLHLHKKAGSFIVHFKTEKAPFVGENPVKVEIEDANKNMLVDPKTKIKINYSMPAMPGMPAVSYDTEAGLKDKAYEAKLDLSMSGSWGITVKILMPGKTPVTAKFTMDAR, from the coding sequence ATGATAAGAAAAATAAATATTATAGGTGTTGGCTTGCTGATAATCCAGCTTGTATTTGCCAGCGTCGGCTATGCAAAGGGGCTGCATCTGCACAAGAAGGCCGGCAGTTTTATTGTCCACTTTAAAACAGAAAAGGCGCCTTTTGTGGGTGAAAACCCTGTTAAAGTTGAGATTGAAGATGCAAATAAAAATATGCTTGTAGATCCAAAGACAAAGATTAAGATAAATTATTCAATGCCTGCAATGCCCGGCATGCCTGCCGTGAGTTATGATACGGAAGCAGGGCTGAAAGATAAGGCTTATGAGGCGAAGCTTGATCTGTCCATGTCAGGGTCCTGGGGTATTACCGTTAAGATTTTAATGCCCGGGAAAACTCCTGTAACAGCAAAATTTACCATGGATGCAAGGTAG